The genomic window CGAGCCGCACCAGCTCGGCCAGGGCCGGCCCCGCCATCGACTGTCGAAGCCGGAAGTAGTCACGCAGGTCTGCGGCTGTCCCGATGCCGTGGGCACTCACTGCACGGCGCATCAGCGCAACACCGGACTCGGCCACGTCAGGGGCGTGCGGCTGCCCAGGTGCGCGAGCCAGCACTTCGGGCGGCAGCACGAACGCGGGGTCGCAGTAGCGCCGCTCGAACTGGCTGTTGCGTCCAGAGCTGACGATCTCACCCGCCCAGAAGAGGTGCTCCAGACAGTGCTTGACCAACGACCAGTTCCATCCCCACTGGTCGCGGTTGCGCACGTCACCCGGCTCCACGAGCGCGTCCACCTGCCGTGCCGTCAACGGCCCCTGGTCACGGACCACCCCGCGCACCCGCTCCAGCACGCCGGGATGGTCCCGAGCGACCTGGTGACTCCATGAGTCGTCGGCAGCCCCCGCCATCCGAAAACCGAGGAACGGCCACGTCTCGGGCGGGATCAGGCTGGCGACGTGGGCCCAGGACTCGACGAGCCGGCGCGGTGCCCTCGACCGCGGACCTGTGCCGTCCCGCGCACGATCGAGCAGTGCCGTGTCATAGGCGCCGAGCCGGGAGTAGAACGGGAGGTAGTGGCTGCGCGCCACGACGTTGACGCTGTCGATCTGCACGACCTGGACGCGGTCGATGACGCGTTGCACGTGGCGCATCGTGGCGTTCGTGGGACGCGGATCGGCAAACCCCTGCGCAGCCAACGCGATGCGTCGCGCCTGGGCGTTCGTCAGCTCCGCTTGCATAGTCGCAACCTAGACGAGGGCCCCGACAGTCGTCGAGGCCCTCGTCGTGCTCGGGTAGTGATGGTGTCCGGTCGGTGGTGCTCAGCGCGTCAGGTTCAGCGCGTCAGGGCTGACTCACCCTGCGGCAACCTGCTCTGCCGCGGGCTGATCCGCGCCGGCCGGCTCCAGGCGCAGCACGCCGTAGGACCAGCCGCGACGACGGTAGACCACGGCAGGCTGGTCACTCTCCTCGTCGTGGAAGAGATAGAAGTCGTGACCCACCAGCTCCATCTCGTTGAGCGCCTGTCCCACGCTCATCGGCTCCGAGGAGTGGACCTTCTCCCGCAGCTCGATCGGGGAGTTGCCCTCGGTGCCCAGTGCCTGGGCGACTGCTTCCTCGGCGTCGTGTGGCGCACCGTTGGCCTCCTCCTCGGAGGGCAGTTCGGTGGGAAGTGGATCGGTCGGGAGTCCAAAGGTGGCCTCGGCGACCGAGGCCTTGCGGTGCTTGCCCGTGTGACTGATGCGACGGCGGTCGTTGGACCGGCGCAGGCGCTCCAGGAGGCGGTTCAGCGCGAGGTCGAGAGCGGCGTACTCGTCATCGGCCGCGGCCTCCGCGCGGACCACGGTCCGCCTGATGTAGCAGGTGATCTCCACCCGCTCGCTCTCCTTGGTCTGGCGTGGGTTCGCCTCGTGCGTGAGCACCACGTCCGTGCGCGTCACCCGCGGCGCGAGCTGCGGGATCTTGTCGAGCTTGTCCTCCAGGTGACGGCGGAAGCGGTCGGAGACCTGCTTCTTGCGGCCGGTCACGGTGATTTCCATAGGATCCTCCTCGAGCTGCAAAACAGTGCTGAACCTTGGGCTGACTCTGCCCTCTAGCCGTTCGGCACCACCTCCTGCTGGCGGTTCCCAGAGCCCCCGTCATGCCTGTCGCGGCCACCGCAGAGGGTGGCCGACGGGCGCTGGGGGCTTCCCATAGACAGACACTAACCCGGTTCCTGGGGGAAAGACAGTTGTGGAGGTCGTGTCCTTCGGGCCAGCCCTGACCCCCCTGAGAACGGTGCTGGTGGGTGCACCGCAACGGCTCGCGGGGGCGCGTCGCAGCGGCATCACTGCGACGTGGTCGTGCCCGGTTCAACGGCTCGACCGGAGGGCTGCTGGATGGCGACGGGTTGCTGCCACCGTCACCGCGACGACCTCCGCAGCACCTCCCGAGCGGAGCACCCGCGCGGCCTCGGCGAGGGTGGCGCCGGTCGTGACGACATCGTCGACCACCACGCATCTGGCTCCCACCACGAGTGACGACACCGCAGGTCGCAGAGCCATCGCACCGCGCAGGTTGCTCGCCCGGCCTAGGCTGTCGAGCCCGGCCTGGTCAGCCACGGCGCGACGCAGGCGCAGGGCATCAACCACCCGCGGCCGCTCGCTGGCCGGCAACGGGTCCAGGCACCGGCGGGTCAGGAGGTGCAGGGGTCGGTCACCGCGCCGGCGCACGTTGGACCGCCCGGACGGGGCCGGCACCACGACCGGAGCGGCAGCGTGGGAGCCAACCAGGCCTGCGCCCCCGTCACCGGCGGCCGGAGCCAGCAGCGCGGCCAGCAGGGCCTCGGTCAGCGGTGGCGCCAGCACGCGCACCAGGTCCCGACGCCCGTTGTCCTTCCAGTTCACCAGGGCTGCCCGGACCGGTCCGTCATAGGCAAGCAGCGTCCACACCGGTGGCATGCCCACCGGCGCTGGGGTGGGTGACCACGGCGTCGGTCCGGGAGCGGCCGCCAAAGCGGCTGCGCACCGGCGGCACCAGGGCACTCCCGGTTCGTCACACCCACCGCACCGGACCGGAAGCACCAGGTCACCCAACGCCGAGACCGCAGCACGCGCGGTGGTGGTCAGTGTCGGCATACGTCCGACTCTGGTGGGCAGTCCTCGGCGGTGTCCATGGCCCTGCCCCCGCTGTGGAGGCACACGTCGCACGCCACCACCCTGTGGACCGCGCCGTCAGGTGCCGGGGATGATCACGTCGTCACCGTTGCGCGCGATGCCCCAGTCGGTGCGGTCCTGGGTGTAGACGCGACCCTGCTCACTGAGCACGATCAGGGCGTTGTCCTCGTCGGAGGGCACCGCACGGACGCTGGTGGCCTCCGAGACGGTCCGCAGCGGCTCAAGCCAACCGCCGATGTGCACGATGAACGGCCGGTCTGCGGTGTCCGAGGCCTGCCTGCCGAGGACAAACAGCTCCGTCTGCGACGACCAGGTGGCCGAGCTCACGTGGGTGAGCGTGGGCGCCAACCAGTAGGGCTCGGTCAGCGATGTGGCGCGGCCGTCCTTGTCCCGCACGATACCGGTGAGGCCTATCTGAGCCTCGTCAGAGTCCATGTCCTGCAGCACGATCAGGGCACGCTGGTCATCGGCGGCGACCCGGAACTCGGTGACCCGCTGGTCCTCGTCCAGCCACGGCGCCTCGAGCGGACGAGCGATCGCCTGCCCCAGCGACTCGCTGCGGGCGATGACCCAGACGCGGGGACCGGTCGCCGACCGGCCAGCGACCCACAGTCCACCCGACCGGTCAAACGACGGCGCACTCAGGCCGGTGCCGATCCCCTCCATCTCGACGTCGTTGCCATCGCGCCAGCGCCACACCTGGTCACCGGTGACCGAGACGCCGGCGAACTCCCGCACCTCGGCGTCGGTCGCCAGGTCCTGCCACCGGATCGGCACGCGGGGCAGCTCCTCGGCATCCACCGAAAGGTCATCCTGCAGCTGGTAGTGCAGTCCCATCACCGGGGTGAGCTCGACGTCGGTGCGCAGCAACGCAAATGGCACCTCCCAGCGTGCCCGCGCGAGTCCGGTCGTGGACACGTCGGTCAGAGGGTTGGGCACACCCTCCACCTCGAGCGGCCGGCCGTTGCTGCGCACCAGGACGCTCGAGACGCCGGTCGAGACGCCACCCGGAGCCTGGGTGAGCGTGCTGGTGAACTGCGCCATGATCTCTCGCTGCTGGCCACCGGAGGTGCCCAGCGACAGTCCGCGCAGGTCCACGGTCGCCATCCCCGTCGCCGGGTCGACCGGCACCGCGCTGGCCACGAGGTTCATGTTCTCCGAGATTCCGGTCGTCGCAGCGCCGGCGAGGTAGTCGGGCACCGGCCCGATCTGGGCGGTGGCCAGACCGGTCGCCAGCCCGTCGCTGCGCGGGAACCACCGGGTGTCCGGGATGAGCAGGTTGGTCTCGGGGGTCACGTAGTAGACAGCAGCCGAGCGGAACTGCCGCTCGAAACTGATCTCCGAGAGCCACACCCCGAAGCCGTCGGGGAAGTCGTCGATGCGCCACTCGCCGTCCACCTGCTGCATGGTGAAGTTGTGCAGGCGGGTGGTCCCCCGGGGCACCTCGACCAGGTAGCCGTCCTGGTCCACGGTCCCCCGCACAGTCACCTCGGCCTCCACCGAGCCGTCCGCGAGGCTCGTGAGCCGCGGCTCGTCCTGATAGATCAGCACCTGGCTGGTGGGGCGCCACTGCCGTGCCAGCCCGCCGGTCAGGAAGGCCCTGGCCACCTCGTGGTCATCGGTGAAGCTGGAGTTGGCCCGCACGAAGCTCGCCACGATCTGCTCCGGGTCCGCACCCTCCTCCGGACCGACGGGCAGGGCCTGCACCTCCTGCACGGGGGCGCCCTGGACCGGCAGGCCACGCTCCACCGTCTGGCTGGTCGGCAGGCCGCCGCAGGCCGTCAGCACCACCAGCAGGGGGAGTATGACGGCAAGCAGGCGGGCGCGTCGCGAACGGTGTGTCATGGGGTCCTCTCCGGCCGTGCGCCGACGGCCACCTCGGGCATGCGGGTGTCCTGCGCGGGGTCGAACGGCACCGGACCCGGCTGGGTCGTCAGCGGGGTGTCCTGGCGACGCGGCAGGGTCAGCCGGAAGACGGCCCCCTCCCCGGGTCGACCGGCGACCTGGAGGTGGCCGCCGTGCAGGTGGGCGTCCTCCAGCGAGATCGCGAGTCCGAGGCCGGTGCCGCCCGTCGTGCGGTTGCGCGCCGGGTCGCCGCGCCAGAACCGGTCGAAGACCATGTCGGCCTGGTCCCGGGTCAGGCCGACACCGTGGTCGCGGACGGTCACGGCGACGGCCTCCTCCCGCTCGGCGAGACAGATCTGGATCGGCTTGCCCTCACCGTGGTCGAGCGCGTTGGCCACCACGTTGCGCATGATGCGACTGACCCGGCGCTGGTCCACCTCCACCAGCACGGGCCGGTCCGGCAGGGCCAGCTTCACCTCCGAGCCCATGTGCCTGGACAGCTCGGTGAGCGAGCCGACCACCTGACGGATCACGCCCCGGAGGTCGATCTCGTCGATCTCCAGGTCGGCGGCACCGGAGTCGTAGCGGCTGATCTCCAGCAGCTCGGTCAGCAGCTCCTCGAAGCGGTCCAGCTCCTCATAGAGCAGCTCCGCGGCCCGGCCGACCGGCGCGGTGAAGTCATCCCGGGAGGCGTGCAACACCTCGCCGGCCATCCGGATGGTGGTCAGCGGCGTGCGCAGCTCGTGGGACACGTCCGAGACGAAGCGTTGCTGGAGGATCGAGAGGGTCTCTAGCTGGCGGATCTGGCTCTGGATGCTGTCGGCCATGGTGTTGAACGACATCGCCAGCTGGTCCAGCTCGTCGGAGCCGCGCACCGAGAGGCGCTCACCCAGGTGGCCGCGGGCCATCTGCTGGCTGACCCGCGCCGCCTGGCCCACGGGTCGGGCGACCATGCTCGTCGCGACCCAGGCGACCGCACCGGTCAGGCCGAGCAGCGCCAGCCCACCGACCGCGAACCACTGCCGGATCAGGTCGATGGTGCCCTGCTCGCGGATCATCGGATAGATCAGATAGAGGTTGTGCGGCCCGGCGCGCGAGATGTCCACGCGCGCTCCGACAACCACCGAGGCGACGGCCGTCCCCGCAGCGCCCAGCACGACGTCGGTCACCATTACCTGCTGGTTGCTGGGGTCGTCCTCCAGCGCCTCCGCGAGCGCGACCGGGATGTCGTCCAGGTCCACCCCGTCCGAGCCCAGGGTGGTGATGCGCGCGTCGTGGTCGTTGCCCAGGCTGCGGGTCAGCAGAGTGGGTCGCAGCGACTGGTCGGCCGGGGCGATCTCACCCATGATCCCGTCGGCGAGGGCGTTGAGGCTCGTGTCGTCGCTGCGGTTGGCGGCATCAAACAGCTCCTGGGCGCTGCGCACCTCCTGCGCCGCGTCGTTGGTCGCCGCCGTGACGGCCTGACGGACCAGCCCCTCGGCCACCTGGGCAAACAGGATCGAGCCGATGATCGCGGTGACGATGGAGCCCAGGAGCATCGTGGTGACGATCACCCGCACCCGCAGGGAGGAGCGCCACCAGCGGCGCACTCCCCTGGCGCCCAGTGCGGGGACGCTCATGGCCTCAGCCTGGTCCTGCCTTGTAGCCCACGCCGCGGACGGTCAGCACGATCTGCGGGTTCTCAGGGTCTTTCTCGATCTTGGCGCGCAGGCGCTGCACGTGGACGTTGACCAACCGGGTGTCACCGGCGTGGCGGTAGCCCCAGACCTTCTCCAGCAGGGACTCGCGGTCGAAGACGTGGTTGGGCCGGGAGGCGAGCGCGACGAGCAGGTCGAACTCCAGCGGGGTCAGCGGGAGCTCCACGCCCTCGCGCTTGACCGTGTGCCCGGCGACGTCGATGAGCAGGTCACCGACCGCGAGCTGGGAGGGCTCGCGCCGGTCGCTGCGCCGCAGCCGCGCCCGGATCCGCGCCAGCAGCTCCTGGGGCTTGAACGGCTTGACCACATAGTCGTCGGCCCCCGCCTCGAGGCCGGCGACCACATCGTGGGTGTCGGTGCGGGCGGTGAGCATCACGATCGGGACGCCGGACTCCGCCCTCAGGTGGCGGCATACCTCCACGCCGCTGAGGGTCGGGAGCATGACGTCGAGCAGGACCAGGTCCGGACGGAACTCACGGAACAGGGCCACGGCCCGTCCGCCATCCGCGCAGTGGGCCACTTCCAGGCCCTCCTTACGCAGCACGATGCCGAGCATCTCGGCCAGTGCCTGGTCATCATCGACTACCAGTACGCGTGCGTTCACGGCTCCACCTCAGTAGCGGTAGTGCTCCGGCTTGTAGGGCCCGGAGACGTCCAGGCCGAGATACTCAGCCTGCTTCTTGGACAGTTCGGTCAGGTTCGCACCCAGCGCACCGAGGTGCAGCCGGGCCACCTCCTCGTCCAGCTGCTTGGGCAGCACGTGGACGCCGACGGGGTAGTCGTCAGGGCGGGTGAACAGCTCGATCTGGGCCAGCACCTGGTTGGCGAACGAGTTGGACATCACGAAGCTCGGGTGACCGGTGGCGTTGCCCAGGTTGAGCAGCCGGCCCTCCGACAGCACGATGATCGAGCGCTCGTCGCGGGCAGCCGTCTCACCGTCGGCCTCCTGTGCCGGCAGCGTCCACTCGTGCACCTGGGCCTTGATCTCGGTCCTGCGCACCCCGGGCACCCGCGCCAGACCGGTCAGGTCGATCTCGTTGTCGAAGTGACCGATGTTGCCGACGATCGCCTTGTCCTTCATGGCGAGCATGTGCTCGGGGGTGATCACGTCGCAGCAACCCGTGGTGGTGACGAAGAAGTCGCCGATCCCGAGGACGTCCTCGAGCTGGGCGACCTGGAAGCCCTCCATCGCGGCCTGCAGCGCGCAGATGGGGTCGATCTCGGTGACGATCACGCGGGCGCCCTGCCCGGCCAGCGCCTCGGCGCAGCCCTTGCCGACATCGCCGTAGCCGCAGACGACCGCGACCTTGCCGCCGATCAGGGTGTCGGTGGCCCGGTTGATGCCGTCGATCAGGCTGTGCCGGGTGCCGTACTTGTTGTCGAACTTGGACTTGGTGACCGAGTCGTTGACGTTGATCGCGGGGAAGTGCAGGTCGCCGGTCTCGTGCAGCTGATAGAGCCGGTGCACACCGGTCGTGGTCTCCTCGGTGACACCCCGGATGCCGTCGGCGATGGTGGTCCACCGGGTCGGCTGGGACTCGAGCGTCTCGCGCACCGTGTCGAGGATGACGGAGTACTCCTCGCTGTCCTCCGCCGTCGCGGTCGGGACGGCCCCGGCCTGCTCCCACTGACGTCCCTTCAGGACCAGCAGGGTGGCGTCACCACCGTCGTCGAGGATCATGTTGGGACCCTCGTCGCCGGGCCAGTCCAGGATCTGGGTCGTGCACCACCAGTACTCCGGCAGCGTCTCGCCCTTCCACGCAAAGACCGGCACTCCCTGCGGGTCCTCCGGGGTCCCCTCGGGGCCGACCACGACGGCCGCGGCCGCCTCGTCCTGGGTGGAGAAGATGTTGCACGAGGCCCAGCGCACCCGGGCGCCGAGGGCGACGAGGGTCTCGATCAGGACCGCGGTCTGGACCGTCATGTGCAGCGACCCGGCGATCCGGGCGCCAGCCAGCGGCTGCGTCGAGGAGTAGCGCTCGCGCAGCGTCATCAGCCCGGGCATCTCGTGCTCGGCGAGCCGAATCTGGTGCCTCCCCGCGGTCGCGAGGGACAGGTCCTTGACCTTGTGGTCAAACGTCATCGTCTGGTGCTCCGTCGGTTGCGTGTCCGCGGCGCAGTCTGCCGCGTGCCTGGTCAGGGGGCCGGTCACGTCCGGACCCGACGCCCATCCTACGTTCTCCGGCGCTCCAGGCCGTCTTCTGCGCGCGCCGCGCGCCCATCCCGCTGCCCCACCGACCTGGGGCCGGTGAGCGCGAGGACCCCTCAGAGACCGAGCAGGGCGTTCTCCACCACCTCGGCCAGCGCGGGGTGGATCCAGAACTGGTCACGCGCCACGTCCTCGGCAGTCTGCCCGAAAGACATCGCGTGGATCACCGTCTGGATGAGTGTCGAGGCGTGCGGGCCCATGAAGTGGGCGCCCAGGATCAGACCGGTCGAGGCGTCACCGATCAGCTTGACGACCCCGGTCGTGTCCTCCATCGCCCAGCCGTAGGCCGTGTCGCCATAGCGCTGCAGCTTGACCGTGATGTCGTGCCCGGCCTCGCGCGCGGCCTCCTCGGTCAGGCCGACCATGGCCACCTGCGGGTGGCTGAAGACGGCCGCGGGCACGTTGGTGTGCGCGAACGAGCGCAGGTCGTCGGGGTGCACGAGGTTGTGCGCCACCACGCGCGCCTCATGGTTGGCCAGGTGCTTGAGCTGCACCGGCGCCGACACATCACCCAGTGCCCACACGCCGCCGGCAGTCGTCCGGCCGTGCTCATCGACCTGGACACGCCCGTCGGGTCGCACCTGCACACCGGCAACCTCCAGCCCCATGCCGTCGCTGTTGGGTGCGCGGCCCGTCGCGATGAGCAGGACGTCAACCTCGAGCGGCGAGCCCTCGCTCAGCTCGAGCCGCACCCCGGTGCCGGACCGGCTCGCGCCGACGACCTGGGTGTTCAGCCGCAGGTCCCACTGCTGTTGAGCCTGCTGGGTGAACAGGGTGCCGACCTCGGCGTCCAGCCGGTGCAGCAGCCGGTCGCCGCGCTGCACCTGGGTGACCTGCACGCCCAGCGCCGAGAAGACATGGGCGAACTCGGCACCGATGACGCCACCTCCGATGATCGCCATGGACCGCGGCAGGTCGGGCAGGCGCATGACCGTGTCGGAGGTCTCGTAGGGCACCCCCGAGGACTCGATGACCTCCGGGATCGTGGCGCGGCTGCCGGTGGCGATGACGACCTGATCACCGGTGATCCGGTGCTTCTGCCCCACCGCGTGCGCGCCGCCCGGCCTGGTGATCTCGACCTCGACCTCGCGCTCACCGACAAAGGTGGCCTGGCCCAGGTAGGCCGTGGTGTGGGGACCGCTCACGCGGTAGTCCCGGCCGCTGTCGGAGATCGGGTCGATCCGGCCGAAGACGCGGTCGCGGATGTCCGGCCAGCGCACCCCGTCGAGGGTGGCGTCCACACCGAAACGGGCGGCATCCCGGATGGTCGTCGCGACCTCGGCCGCGTAGACGAACATCTTGGTGGGGATGCACCCCACATTCAGGCAGGTCCCGCCAAAGATGCCGCGCTCGATGACGGCCACCTTCTTGTCTGCGAAGTCCTCGGTCACCAGGGAGTTGCCCGAGCCGGTGCCGATGATGATGAGGTCGTAGTCAGCCACCCCCACAGACTACGGTCGCAGCGCCGCCCCGCCGCGGCGTGGTCCGGACCACCCCAGAGTCAGGCGAGGTGGGCTCGGACAGCCTGCAGCCCCGTGGCGACCTCGGTGAAGCTGGTCGACAGCGGTGCCAGGCCGAGTCGCAGCCCGTCCGGGGCGCGGAAGTCCGGGATGACCCCCTGCTCCCACAGCCGGGCGTTGACGTCCGCGAAGTCGTGCCTGCGGATGGTCAGGTGCCCGCCGCGTCGTGCGTGGTCGCGGGGCGAGGCGATGCTCACGCCGAGCTCGGCCGGCCAGGACTCGACGATCTGCCAGGCGAGGTCGGTCAACGCCAGAGACTTGGTGCGCACCGCCTCGATCCCGGCCTCGGCCAGCTGCGCCACGGAGAGCCGCAACGGGACCATGCCCACCACTGGTGGGGTTCCGCTGACGAGCGAGCGGACCCCCGGGGCGGGCTCGTAGCCCGGCCCCATCAGGAACGGGTCACGCCGGCCCATCCAGCCCTGGATCGGTTGGCGCACCGTGGCGTGGTGGCGCTGCGCGAGATAGGCGAAGGCCGGCGATCCCGGTCCTCCGTTGAGGTATTTGTAGGTGCAGCCGACAGCCGCGTCGACGTCCCACGCGTCCAGCTCGATCGGCACCGAGCCGGCGGAGTGACACAGGTCCCACAGCACCAGGCCACCGGCCGCGTGCACCCGCCGGGTGATGGTCGCAGCGTCCGCGAGGAAGCCCGAGCGGTAGGCCACGTGGCTGAGCAGCACGACGGCGGTGCGCTCACCGAGGACGGCGTCCACCTGGTCGACCGTGACGCCCGATGCCGGGTCGGCCTCGATCCAGACCAGCTCCATCCCCCGCTCGGCGACCACCCCCTCGGCCACATACCGGTCGGTCGGGAAGTTGTCGGTGTCGACGACGATCTGGGTCCGGTCGGGGGCTGCGGTCACCTGCGCGTCGGCGAGGGCACGGAGCACCTTGTAGAGCAGGACCGTGGTCGAGTCGGCGACCACGGTCTGGCCCGGTGCCGCCCCCAGTGCCGCGTCCGCGACCAGGTCACCGGTCTCCTCGGGCCAGCGCATCCACGCCTCGTCCCAGCCGCGGATCAGGCGGGTGCCCCAGTCCTGCTGGACAAAGCGAGCCAGCTCGTGGGCCGTGCCGCGCACCGGGCGCCCCAGGGAGTTGCCGTCAAAGTAGGCCACCACGCCTTCGGCCGGCTCGAACCGATCGACGAAACCAGCCAACGGGTCGGCCGCGTCCAGGTCGGCAGCCACCGCCATCCAGTCAGTCCCGGACCCCTCAGTCATGGTGATAACCCTCCGGTTCGACGTCCTGGATCCGGGACCGGACGGCATACAGCTCGGGGAAGAAGGTGAGGTCCAGGGCCCGCCGCAGGAAGGGCACGCCCGAGGAGCCACCGGTGCCCCGCTTGGAGCCGATGATCCGCTCGACGGTCTTCAGGTGCCGGAACCGCCAGAACTGGAAGTTGTCCTCGAGGTCCACCAGCTCCTCGCACAGCTCATAGACGCCCCAGTGCTGCTGCGGGGCGGCATAGACCGTCCCCAGCAGCTCGACCAGCCCCTCGTTCTCCTGATGCGGCAGGGACCAGTCCCGGTCGAGCAGTTCGGCGGGCACCGGATAACCCTGCCGGGACAACCACGCCAGCACCTCGTCATACAGGCTAGGCTCGTGCAGCAGGGTGGACAGCTCGGCCCGCACCGCGGGGTCGTGCTCAAAGACCCGCAGCATCTCGGCGTTCTTGTTGCCGAGCAGGAACTCCACCGAGCGGTACTGCCAGGACTGGAAGCCCGAGCCGGTCGCCAGGAACGAGCGGAACTGCGCATACTCACTCGGGGTCAGCGTGGCCAGGACCGTCCACTGCTCGGTCAGGATCGTCTGGATGTGCTTGACCCGAGCCAGACGCTTCAACGCCGGCTTCGGCTGGTCCTCCCGGATCAGGTCCCGGGCCGAGCGCAGTTCGTGCATCATCAGCTTCAGCCACAGCTCGCTGGTCTGGTGCTGGATGATGAACAGCATCTCGTCGTGCCGTGGCGGCACCGACCGAGGATGCTGCGCCGACAGGACCCTGGCGAGGTCGAGGTACTCCCCATAGGACAGGTTGCGGGTGAAGTCCCGCTCGATCCCCTCCTCGAGCGCCCGCTCGGTGGGATGCCGGGGCACCGGCTCGTCGGAGGCCGCCGCGGTGCGACCGTCCTGGTCGGGGGTGGACTGAGCGGGAACGGCCTCGTCGGACACGCGAACCTCCTTGTGGGCGTATGCCACCCACGGTAACCCGGCGCCCTGCGCAGCGGCCACGACCTGCGCGACCAGCTCAGCGTCCTCGACCGGGCCTGAGTCGCCCTGGGGCCCCCACCGCGCCACGGTGAGCCCACGGCATACTCAGGGCTGTGCCGATCGACACCGAACCCCTGCCCGCGGGACCGGCGAACGACGCGGAGGTGGCCCAGTGGGTCGCCGGGCTCGGGCTTCCCGGCCTCGCCGACATCCACGTGCACTTCCTGCCCGACCGGGTCCTGGCCAAGGTGTGGGACTACTTCGACGCCCACGGGTGGTCGGCGGGCGGGGACTGGCCGATCCACTACCGGTGGCCCGAGGAGGAGCGGCTGACAAGGGTGCGCGCACTGGGGCTGCGGGGCATTCCGTCGCTGACCTATGCGCACAAGCCCGGCATGTCGGCCTGGTTGAACCAGTGGTGTGCCGACTTCGCCCGGCGCGTGCCGGACGCCGTGCACTCCGGCACCTTCTTCGCCGAGCCCGAGGCTGCCTCCTACGTCCCGCAGCTGATCGAGGACGGTGTGCGGTTGTTCAAGGTCCACGTGACGGTGGGCGGGTTCGACCCGAGCGACGCGTTGCTCGACCCGGCCTGGTCGGCGGTGCAGGATGCCGGCACCCCCGTGGTCCTGCACGCCGGCTCCGGACCGCACCCTGGGGTGCACACCGGGCCGGAGCCGGTCGCGGCCCTGCTGCGGCGCTTCCCCCGTCTCGTGCTGGTCATCGCCCACCTCGGGATGCCGGAGCACCACGAGTTCGCGGACCTGGCGCAGAAGTATGCCGGGGTGCACCTGGACACCACGATGGCCGGCACGGACTATGTCGAGTCGCGCGCCCCGATGCCGGCCGACTACCTGCCCCGCCTCGCCGACCTGCAGGACAAGGTCGTGCTCGGCGCTGACTTC from Ornithinimicrobium cryptoxanthini includes these protein-coding regions:
- a CDS encoding mycothione reductase, whose protein sequence is MADYDLIIIGTGSGNSLVTEDFADKKVAVIERGIFGGTCLNVGCIPTKMFVYAAEVATTIRDAARFGVDATLDGVRWPDIRDRVFGRIDPISDSGRDYRVSGPHTTAYLGQATFVGEREVEVEITRPGGAHAVGQKHRITGDQVVIATGSRATIPEVIESSGVPYETSDTVMRLPDLPRSMAIIGGGVIGAEFAHVFSALGVQVTQVQRGDRLLHRLDAEVGTLFTQQAQQQWDLRLNTQVVGASRSGTGVRLELSEGSPLEVDVLLIATGRAPNSDGMGLEVAGVQVRPDGRVQVDEHGRTTAGGVWALGDVSAPVQLKHLANHEARVVAHNLVHPDDLRSFAHTNVPAAVFSHPQVAMVGLTEEAAREAGHDITVKLQRYGDTAYGWAMEDTTGVVKLIGDASTGLILGAHFMGPHASTLIQTVIHAMSFGQTAEDVARDQFWIHPALAEVVENALLGL
- the kynA gene encoding tryptophan 2,3-dioxygenase — protein: MPRHPTERALEEGIERDFTRNLSYGEYLDLARVLSAQHPRSVPPRHDEMLFIIQHQTSELWLKLMMHELRSARDLIREDQPKPALKRLARVKHIQTILTEQWTVLATLTPSEYAQFRSFLATGSGFQSWQYRSVEFLLGNKNAEMLRVFEHDPAVRAELSTLLHEPSLYDEVLAWLSRQGYPVPAELLDRDWSLPHQENEGLVELLGTVYAAPQQHWGVYELCEELVDLEDNFQFWRFRHLKTVERIIGSKRGTGGSSGVPFLRRALDLTFFPELYAVRSRIQDVEPEGYHHD
- a CDS encoding kynureninase, which encodes MTEGSGTDWMAVAADLDAADPLAGFVDRFEPAEGVVAYFDGNSLGRPVRGTAHELARFVQQDWGTRLIRGWDEAWMRWPEETGDLVADAALGAAPGQTVVADSTTVLLYKVLRALADAQVTAAPDRTQIVVDTDNFPTDRYVAEGVVAERGMELVWIEADPASGVTVDQVDAVLGERTAVVLLSHVAYRSGFLADAATITRRVHAAGGLVLWDLCHSAGSVPIELDAWDVDAAVGCTYKYLNGGPGSPAFAYLAQRHHATVRQPIQGWMGRRDPFLMGPGYEPAPGVRSLVSGTPPVVGMVPLRLSVAQLAEAGIEAVRTKSLALTDLAWQIVESWPAELGVSIASPRDHARRGGHLTIRRHDFADVNARLWEQGVIPDFRAPDGLRLGLAPLSTSFTEVATGLQAVRAHLA
- the ahcY gene encoding adenosylhomocysteinase; protein product: MTFDHKVKDLSLATAGRHQIRLAEHEMPGLMTLRERYSSTQPLAGARIAGSLHMTVQTAVLIETLVALGARVRWASCNIFSTQDEAAAAVVVGPEGTPEDPQGVPVFAWKGETLPEYWWCTTQILDWPGDEGPNMILDDGGDATLLVLKGRQWEQAGAVPTATAEDSEEYSVILDTVRETLESQPTRWTTIADGIRGVTEETTTGVHRLYQLHETGDLHFPAINVNDSVTKSKFDNKYGTRHSLIDGINRATDTLIGGKVAVVCGYGDVGKGCAEALAGQGARVIVTEIDPICALQAAMEGFQVAQLEDVLGIGDFFVTTTGCCDVITPEHMLAMKDKAIVGNIGHFDNEIDLTGLARVPGVRRTEIKAQVHEWTLPAQEADGETAARDERSIIVLSEGRLLNLGNATGHPSFVMSNSFANQVLAQIELFTRPDDYPVGVHVLPKQLDEEVARLHLGALGANLTELSKKQAEYLGLDVSGPYKPEHYRY
- a CDS encoding amidohydrolase family protein, producing the protein MPIDTEPLPAGPANDAEVAQWVAGLGLPGLADIHVHFLPDRVLAKVWDYFDAHGWSAGGDWPIHYRWPEEERLTRVRALGLRGIPSLTYAHKPGMSAWLNQWCADFARRVPDAVHSGTFFAEPEAASYVPQLIEDGVRLFKVHVTVGGFDPSDALLDPAWSAVQDAGTPVVLHAGSGPHPGVHTGPEPVAALLRRFPRLVLVIAHLGMPEHHEFADLAQKYAGVHLDTTMAGTDYVESRAPMPADYLPRLADLQDKVVLGADFPNIPYPYAHQIEALARWDLGDDWLRDVLWRNGARLMGLVAPSD